TTTTTACCTCGAATAAATTAGAAAATAATGATTTAAAGTATGGAAATATGGCTTTGATGACTGACGACTGCAATACAACAGTAAAGCCAAGTTGGCTTAAAGGCGGCTGGTGGGATGGAGCTCAGGATTTCTGGGATGATTTTTATCAGGATGGAAGACTTGAAAAAGAGCCTGTGAGCAGCTATCCAGACAGTAAAATAGGACCTCAGGGAGTAAAGGTTGGTTCTTTAGGGATTTACCATACACTAAAGCCAGACGAGGAGAAAACCTTTGAGTTTATTTTAACCTGGTATTTTCCTAATAGACCAAAAGACTGGTTTGAGGAAATTAAAGAGATTGAGAAGAATTATTATAGTACAATCTTCGAGGATGCCTGGAGTGCAGGCAAGTATATGCTTGAAAACATGTCTCACCTGGAGAAAGGAAGTAGAAGTTTTCACAGGTCTATTTTTGGAAGCACGCTGCCGGACTATGTAATAGACGCTTTAACAAGCAATATTACTGTTATAAGAAGCAACACTTGTTTTAGAATAAAGGATGGCACATTTTTAGCTTATGAGGGCTGTCATGATTCAATGGGCAGCTGCGATGGAACTTGTACTCACGTATGGAACTATGCTCAAACCTTAGCTTTTCTGTTCCCGGAACTTGAAAGAACTGCTAGAAATGTAGAGTTTAATATTGAGACTGATGAAAATGGATTAATGGCTTTTAGAACAAGGCAAGTTTTTGATCAGGAAAAATTTGATATGGTTCCGGCTGCTGATGGGCAAATGGGAACTATAATCCGCCTTTATAGGGAATGGAAATTAAGCGGCGACAATGAATTTTTGAAAAAAGTATGGGATAAAGCAAGCAAAGCTCTAGATTTTGCTTTTGAATATTGGGATTCTGACAGCGATTTTGTACTTGACAGAGAGCAGCACAATACTTATGACATCGAATTTTATGGTCCCAATTCTTTAACTAACTCTATGTTTCTTGCTGCACTAAAAGCAGGTGCGGAAATGGCAGAGTTTGTTCATGACATTAAGCATCAAATTAAATATCAGACTGCCTTTGAAAAAGGCAGCAGAAAGATGGATGAACTCCTATGGAATGGAGAGTATTATATACAAAATATTGAAGATGTGAATGAACACAAATATCAATATGGTATAGGCTGTCTTTCGGATCAGGTCTTAGGTCAATCACTTGCTCATATAGCAGGCTTAGGATACATACTGCCTGAAGAGCATGTTAAAAAAGCTGTTAAAGCTATATACAATTACAATTTTAAAAGTGATTTTAGAAAGATACATAGTGTGCAAAGAACCTATGTGCTTAACGATGAAAGCGGGTTAATTCTTTGCTCCTGGCCAAAGGGCGGAAGGCCAAGACTACCTTTCGTGTACTCTGATGAGGTATGGACAGGAATTGAATATCAGGTTGCTTCACATTTAATTTATGAAGGCTTTATTGACGAGGGACTGTCTATTGTAAAGGCAGTAAGAGACAGACATGACGGCTACAAAAGAAACCCATGGAATGAAGTGGAGTGCGGCAATCACTATGCTCGTTCATTGGCTAGCTGGGCGGTTTTAATAGCACTTAGCGGATTTAAGTATGACATGGTAAATGGAAAAGTGAGCTTCAAGCCTGTAATAAATGAAGAGGACTTTTCTTGTTTCTGGAGCACAGGCAAAGCATGGGGAATATACAATCAGAAGAAGAATACAGATACAGGAGAAGCTGAATGGAGCATAGAAGTGCTTTACGGAAGCTTGGATGGTATAGAAGTAAATATAGAAAATTAGACAATATGCGTGCATGAGATGGTTAAAGCTCTAAAATGGCTTTAACGAGCAGCTTGTGAGCTGAGCGAACATTTTAAGTTACCCAGTGCCCAAAGGGAAACGAGTAATCGTAAATAGCCCAGTGTTTCCACTGAAAGGAGGAAGTTATGCAAAAATTTGACGGTTTGAATGTAAACATGAGTAATTTGCATCTGTTGTCAGATGCAAAAACACGATCTATTAGCCCTGAAAATTTCACGGGCGAGAAGGGCAAGGGTGGAATGGCAACCACAGGTACAGGAGAAAGAGCCTCAAGTCAGCTTGGAAGAGGCTGGAAGGTGTCGCCTTCAATTATTATACATGCCAAAGAAACCTTTGAGCTTGGGAATATTGAGGGCCCGGGCGCAATTCAGCATATATGGATGACTCCAACTGGAATATGGAGAAACAGCATATTAAAAATATATTATGACAATCAGGATATTCCTTCAGTTGAATGCCCTGTAGGAGACTTCTTTGCATGCGGTTGGGGACAGTATGCTCACGTAAATTCACTAGCAGTAACAGTAAACCCAGGCAGTGCTTTTAACTGTTATTGGACTATGCCCTTTAGAAAAAACTGCAGAATAACAATGACGAATATTGGCGAGGAGGATATGTATCTTTATTACCAGATAGATTATGTACTAACAGAGGTTTCTGAGGATACTGCATACTTTCACGCACAGTTCAGGCGCGTTAATCCTCTTCCTTATAAAGAAGTCTATACAATAGTAGACGGTATTAAAGGGAAGGGCCACTATGTTGGAACCTACATGGCTTGGGGAGTAAATAACAATGGCTGGTGGGGAGAAGGGGAAATAAAGTTTTATATGGATGGCGATAAGGAGTATCCGACAATATGCGGTACTGGAACAGAAGATTATTTCTGCGGCTCCTATAATTTTGAAAATAAGACAACCCACCAATATGAGGAATACACAACTGCTTATGCAGGGCTTCCTCAGGTTATTCGCCCAGACGGGCTTTATCAGTCTCAAATGCGTTTTGGCATGTACAGATGGCATATAACAGACCCAATAAGATTTGACGAGGATTTAAAGGTTACTATTCAGGCACTTGGCTGGAGAAATGGAGGGTATTATCTGCCTCTGCAAGATGACATCGCTTCAGTGGCATATTGGTATCAAACCCTGCCAACACAAGAATTTCCAAAGCTGCCTGGAGTTGAAAAGCTTGAAATAAATTAAATTTATTAAAAATGGGGGAGTTTTTATGAGATTTAGAAAAATGAGCTTACTTATGGTCGTTATGTTTTCTTTAGGCATTGTTTTATTTGATGGGATGGCAAGCAACAGGAAAGCTATTGCAGAACAGGAAAATCTAATTGAAGATGCGGGCTTTGAAAATCAAACAGCTGCTTCCATATCGCATCCATGGAGAATTGAAGGAGCAGGAGGAGTAGACAGAGAATTAGGCTATTCGCATTCAGGCTTAAATAATGCCTGGATTTATTCTAAGGATGGATGGACTAATATCTATCAGAAGGTTGACGTAGCAAAAAACACGGATTATATTTTTTCAGGCTGGGTAAAAAGCATAAATCAGTCAAATGGATACTTTGGAGCTAGAGCAAAAAGGGCGGATGGAAGCATTGTGATATTAAGTGAAACTGTATTTCATGATGAAACTCCAGCAGGCCAGCCTGACGAATACAAGCTGCTTTCTGTGACTGTGAATTCAGGTGATTACGACAGTTTGGAATTATATGCAGGCTTCTGGGGAAATGGAAATGACGCATGGGTTCAGGTAGATGATTTTTCCTTGGTTAAAGAAATAAAGCCTTCCACAACTGACAGCAGCAAGTTTGTTTTAAATGGAGTTAAAAATCTTACCAAGGTAGCACAGTTAACAGGTAAAAATTCAATAAATAAAACTGATAAATATGATCTGTATGGTACTGACCTTGGAAGCATGATTGAAATGAACGGAAAGGTCTATATGACCTTCGGCGACACCTTTGGCGTACGTCCAGACGACTTTATAGGTGGGGGAGGCAGCAATTGGCGCTCAAGTACCATGGCGGTAATATCCGATAAGAATCCTTCTGACGGATTAACCTTTGATGGTTTCATTACAGGACCGGATGGAAATGCCAAGGAGCTGTTAAGCTCTAAAAAGATAAATTACGATGAGATGACAGTTATTCCTACTGGCGGATTCAGCATAGGCAATAGATTATACTTAAACTTTATGTCAGTTCATCACTGGGGAGACCCTGGAAGATGGACCACTAACTACAGTGGCTTGGCGCGTTCTGATGACGGAGGCAACACATGGACAAAGCTAGACGATGTAAAATGGCCGGGAGGAAGCAATTTTATCCAGGTAACTACAGCTAAAAAGGGAAATGACATTTATTTTTGGAGTATACCTCAAGGAAGATTCGGCGGTGTTAAGCTGATGAAGTCGTCAATAAGCAGCGTAGAGGATATAAGCAAATATCAATATTTTGCCGGAACTGATAAAGATGGAGAGCCACTTTGGTCTTCTAACATGCCTGATGCAAGAGAAATAATTGAGGGTCCTGTTGGAGAATTGTCTGTAATTTGGAATAAATATTTAGGAAGATGGATTATGACCTATCTGAACGAGAAAACTGCTTCAATTGAAATGAGAGAAGGAATAACACCTTGGGGAGAGTGGAGCGAGCCGGTTACTGTTGCTAAAGGAACCGACTATCCTGGCTTGTATGGAGCCTTTATGACTCCTAAGTATGTAGAAGACAATGGCAGAGTTATATACTTTACAATGTCTCAATGGGATCCATATAACGTGTTCCTAATGAAGGTGGAACTAGACAGGTCAGGAAAAAAGAACAGCTATAAAATTGAAAAAATGGAGGACGAAGAAAATGCTGAAGGGCATTCCGAAGATAATATCGCCAGAGCTAATTAAAGTTTTGATGGAAATGGGACACGGAGACGAAATTGTCATTGCAGATGGCAATTTCCCGGCTGCTTCTTGCGCTAAAAGACTTATTAGATGCGATGGTCATAATGTTCCTGAGCTTTTAGACGCAATATTGAAGTTCTTTCCTGTAGATACAGATTCTAAATATTCAGCTTCGTTAATGCAGGTGGATATTGGGGAAAAGCTATTGCCTGTGATCTGGGAGGAATATAAGAAAGTGCTTAGAAAATATGAATCTAATTTTCAAGAATTTAATATTGCAGCCAGACAGGATTTTTATGATAAAGCAAAGAATGCATATGCTGTAATCGCTACAAGCGAGCCAGCTTTATATGCAAATATCATAATAAGAAAAGGTACAGTTTAATAGGAGGGACAATAAATGAGCAACAGATTGAATGGAAGCTTGCCAAAGATAGGAATAAGACCAATAATTGACGGACGTAGAAATGGTGTAAGAGAATCTCTTGAAGAGCAAACAATGAATATGGCAAAGGCCTTGGAAAAGCTTTTGACTGAGAATTTAAGACATCCAAGCGGAGAGGCGGTTGAGTGTGTAATTGCAGACTCTACCATAGGCGGAGTAGCTGAAGCAGCCAGATGTGCAGAAAAGTTTGAAAGAGAAGGCGTGGGCGTTTCAATATCCGTAACACCATGCTGGTGCTATGGGACTGAAACAATCGATATGAACCCTAACATACCAAAGGCAATATGGGGTTTTAACGGAACAGAAAGACCAGGAGCTGTTTACCTTGCAGCAGCACTTGCAGGACATAATCAAAAGGGACTTCCTGCCTTTGGAATTTACGGCAGAGATGTTCAGGATGCAGGCGACACATCAATTCCAGAGGATGTTAAGGAAAAGCTTCTTAAGTTTGCAAAAGCTGGACTGGCAGTTGCAACTATGAGAGGTAAATCATATTTGGCAATGGGTAGCGTTTCAATGGGTATAGCAGGTTCAGTAGTTAATCCTGACTTCTTTGAAAGCTATTTAGGAATGAGATGCGAGTACATAGACACTGCAGAGTTCACTCGCAGAATTGCACTTGAAATATATGACAGAGACGAATATGAAAAGGCTCTAAAGTGGGTTAAGGAAAACTGCAAGGAAGGAAAAGACAATAACCCAGTAGAAAAGCAATTTAAAAGGGAGCAGAAGGATAAGGATTGGGAAACTGTTGTTAAGATGACCTTAATAGCAAGAGACCTTATGATAGGAAATCAAAAGCTTGCTGAAATGGGATACGGAGAGGAAGCAGAAGGACATAATGCTATTGCTTCAGGTTTCCAGGGGCAAAGGCAATGGACTGATATGTTCCCAGATGGAGACTTCATGGAAGCTATATTAAATTCCTCCTTTGATTGGAATGGAATTAGAGAAGCCTTTGTTTATGCAACAGAGGATGACAGCTTAAATGGAGCATCAATGCTATTTGGACACCTTTTATCAAACACAGCACAATTGTTTGCAGATGTTAGAACCTACTGGAGTCCTGAAGCAGTTAAGAGAGTAACAGGAACAGAGCTTACTGGAAAAGCTGCAAATGGACTTATACACCTTATTAATTCAGGAGCAGCTACCCTTGATGCTACTGGACAGCAGTCTATTGACGGACAGCCTGCAATGAAGCCTTTTTGGGATATAACTGAAGAAGAGGTTGAAAAATGCCTTGAAGCAACTAGCTGGAGACCTGCAAATCTAGGATACATGAGAGGCGGCGGGTATTCCTCACAATTTTTAACAAAGGGTGGAATGCCAGTTACAATGTGTAGGTTGAATTTGATAAAGGGACTGGGAGCGGTTCTTCAAATTGCAGAGGGTTATTCCGTTGAGCTTCCTGAAGATGTTCATAAGACCTTGGATGACAGAACAGATCCATCCTGGCCAACAACCTGGTTTGCTCCAAACTTAACAGGGGAAGGCGCATTTAAGGATGTATATTCAGTTATGAACAACTGGGGAGCAAATCATGGAGCTATTAGCTACGGACACATAGGTGCAGAATTAATAACTCTAGCTTCGATGCTTAGAATTCCAGTAGCTATGCATAATGTGCCTGAGGAAAAAGTATTCAGACCAAGCGTATGGGGAGCCTATGGAACAAAAGACATGGAAAGTGCCGACTTCAGAGCTTGCGAAACCTATGGACCTTTATATGGATTAAAGTAGATTCGACAATTGATAAAAGGAAGTACTATTAAGCTTTAGTACTTCCTTTGCAATATAAAGAGGGATGTGATTATATGTCAAATAAAAAATATGCAATAGGACTGGACTTTGGCACGCAATCAGGACGTGCTGTTTTAGTAGAAGTAGAAACAGGAATGGAAGTTGCTGAAGCAGTTACTCCTTACAAATGCGGTGTAATTGATGAATATTTGCCTGAAACGAATTTAAAGCTTCCTCAAGATTTTGCTTTGCAAAATCCTGAGGATTATATAGAAGTATTAGAGACTGTCGTGCCAAAGGTAATGAAAGAGACAGGTATTAGCCCCGAAGATATAATTGGAATTGGAATTGACTTTACAGCCTGCACCATACTTCCTGTAACAAAGGATGGCACAGCGCTTTGCATGCTTTCGGAATATAGAGCTAATCCTCATGCCTGGGTTAAGCTTTGGAAGCATCATGCTGCCCAGAGGGAAGCTAATGATTTTAATAAAATTGCAGGCTTAAGAAATGAAAGTTTTATGTTCAGATACGGAGGCAAGATTTCCTCAGAATGGCTTGTCACTAAGATTTGGCAGATTTTAAAGGAAGCTCCTGAAATTTACTCAAATGCAGACAGCTTTATGGAAGCTGGAGACTGGGTAACTATGCAGCTTACAGGAATTAATGTAAGAAACAGTTGTGCTGCAGGCTATAAGGCTCTATGGAGCAAGAGCGAAGGATATCCTGATAAGAAATTCTTTAAGGCGCTTGATCCTAGGCTTGAAAATTTAGTGGAAGAAAAGCTAAACAGTCCTATACTGCCTATAGGAAGCAAGGCAGGATTACTTCGCAAGGAGATGGCTGCAAAGATGGGGCTTAGAGAAGGCATATCAGTTTCTGTAGCCAATGTGGATGCTCATGTTGCAGCACCTGCTGTCAAAGTGGTTGAGCCGGGAAAAATGCTTATGATCATGGGAACCTCAACCTGTCATATGCTTTTATCAAAAGAAAATAAGCTGGTAAAGGGTGTAGGCGGAGTAGTAGAAGATGGAATCATTCCAGGCTTTTATGGCTATGAAGCAGGACAGGCTGCTGTAGGAGACATATTTGAATGGTTTGTTGATAATCAGGTTCCTGAAAGCTATATGAAAGAAGCCGGAGAAAGAGGAATTAACATACATGTTCTTTTAGAGGAGAAGGCTTCAAAGCTAAAGCCAGGTGAAAGCGGGCTGCTTGCTTTGGATTGGTGGAATGGAAATAGGTCTACTCTTGTAGATGCGGATTTAACAGGAATGATATTAGGGGCAACCTTATTAACCAAGCCAGAGGAAATTTACAGAGCGCTTATTGAAGCCACAGCCTTTGGAACTAATGCAATAATAGAAGCATTTAGGGAGGAGGATATAGCTGTAGATGCTCTCTATGCCTGCGGAGGGCTGCCAGAGAAGAATAAAATGCTAATGCAGATTTATGCTGACGTTACTAATATGGAAATAAGAATTTCAGCTTCAAAGCAAACTCCTGCATTGGGCGCGGCTATGTTTGGAGCTGTTGCAGCAGGTAAAGAAAACGGAGGATACGATAGTTTGTTAGAAGCTGCAGAAAAAATGGCACGATTAAAGGACGAGGTGTTTAAGCCGATACCTGAGAATGTAAAGGTGTATGGAAAATTGTACCTAGAATATAAGAAACTATACGATTATTTTGGCAAAGGCGAAAATAATGTTATGAAGGTTTTAAAAGCACTTAAAAGCAACGACTAACAATTTTTAATTCTACGAAAAAAATAGATTATGTATTTGGAGGACTAAACTAATGAAATTATTTATTGATACTGCCAATGTTGAGGAAATAAGAGAAGCAAATGAAATGGGGGTTATTTGTGGAGTGACTACAAATCCATCATTGATTGCAAAAGAAGGACGAGATTTCAGTGAAGTTATTAAAGAGATAATCTCCATAGTTGACGGACCAATAAGTGGAGAGGTTATAAGCTTGAATGCTGAAGATATGATAGAAGAGGGTAGAGAAATAGCTAAAATTCATAAAAATATGGTAGTTAAGATACCTATGACTAGTGAGGGGCTAAAGGCTGTAAAGGTGCTTTCAAGTGAAGGAATAAAGACTAATGTAACACTAATTTTCACACCTTCTCAGGCATTGCTTGCAGCTAGAGCAGGAGCATCCTATGTAAGCCCATTCCTTGGAAGGTTAGATGATATAGCTGCAAATTCCATGGAGCTTATAGAGAAAATAGCTCATATATTTAATATTCATAAGATAGGAACTGAAATTATTACAGCAAGTACAAGGAACCCAATTCATGTACAAGAAGCAGCAGCGGCAGGTTCTCACATAGCTACAGTTCCATTTGCAGTTATAAAGCAAATGTTAAAGCATCCTTTAACTGATAGCGGAATTGAAAGGTTTATGAAGGACTGGAATGAAGCATTTAATAAAATAAGCTAGCTTAACAGTATGACTCTTCAAAAAACTTGGATTTGAAGGTGCCAATTAAATAAAAATAAATTTCAAAGCTGGTGCTAATGTGCACCAGCTTTTGCTACGTAAAAAACAATTTGTGTTAATAATAAGTGAAAAACATATAAAAATGTTTCTGAAACAATTTACAAAAATATTCAAAAAAGAATGAAAATTATCTTGAATTTACAGCAATAACTACTTATAATTAAAATAAGAGGTAAAAAATGTATTGAAGAAATGAAATAGCAGGAAGTGATTTTACAATATGTTTCAGAAACAAACAATGATATTTCTATGAAACAAATTAACTAATATAGATAAAATTTTTCAAATATTTTAAATACGAAAGGAACAAACAATGAAAACGACTGTGAGAAAAATCGCTACAGCAGCAGGCGTATCTCCTGCAACAGTATCTAGATATTTTAATGGTAATCAAAAATTGAACAGTGATACTATAGAAAAGATTGAAATAGTACTGCAAGACATGGAATACAGCCCTAAAATGAAGAAAATTAAATCAAGCAATTTAATCGGTGTTTTACTTCCGCACTTGCGCTATGGATTCTATGGTGATGCTCTTAGAGAGTTGATTGAACAAGCTGAAAACTATAATTTTAGCCTTGTTATTATTCCAACCAACCAAGAGAACAGCTATAGTTACAAAGATATTGTTGAAAAACATAATTTCAGAGGAATTATTTATTTTGAAGAAGAGATAGACAAAGACATCCTTAACTTTATGGAGGAAAGAGGCATTAGGACAGTGATGTGCGGCGGAGCAGCCCTTAATCATAGTTCTGATATGGTTCATGTTAATGATATGGCAGCGGCCTATGAGGGAACGAAATATCTGATTAAGCTTGGTCATAGAGATATTATGTTTATTTCAGATCATATACAAAACATTAGTGCAGGATTTCAAAGGATGACAGGAAGCAAAAGAGCAATGGAGGAAAGCTCCTTGAAGTTTGAAGAAGAAGCTATTAGCTATGGCCCTGTTACATATGAAGCTGGATATGAAGCAACAAAAAGATTTTTAGACAAGGGAAAGAAGTTTACAGCAATATTTGCTTATAGCGATGAACTGGCAATGGGGGCAATGGCTGCATTATTTGATGCAGGAATTCGCGTACCCGAAGAGGTTTCGGTGCTTGGTTTTGATGATTTGCAGATTGCATCTAGAATAAGACCTGCACTTACAACTATTCATCAGCCAATGAAAAGCTTTATAACCAAAACCTTAGAATTATTTTTAGAAGAAGGAAAGATTGATAATGTAGAAATATCACTTCCATTTTGTATAAAGGAAAGAGGAAGCTGCATGGAAATAAATAGAGAAGCTGCAGAGATAGAATCAAATAGGCTTTAATGTATTACGATATGACTCAAAATATGTATGAGGGAGGAGTGCTGACTAGTATAAAATAAAACTAAATTTATCAAAGTTTACATGAAGTGAAAAGGGGGAAATTTTATGTGGAAAAAATTATCAGTAGCAGCTATTTGCTTATGCATGACAATGTCTGCAATAGGCTGCAGCAAACAGGATAAGGCTGTAAACAACGGCAAACAGAACAATCCGGTTAATATTAGCCTTGTGATGTGGGATGAAGTACAAAAACCTGTAATTCAGCAGTCAATTGACAAGTTTAATAAGGCACATGAAGGAAAGATAATTGCAACTATAGAGCAGGTTCCATGGAACAACTACTGGACAAAGCTAGATGCTTCCTTGCAAACTAAAGAATCAGCCGATGTAATGTGGATGAATGTTTATTTGACCAAGTATGCAGATGCAGGAGTTGTAAAGCCTCTTGATGAATACATAGCTAAAGATAAATTAGATATGGGGCAGTATGTTGAAGGTCGTGTAAACGCTTTCAAGTTAGGAGGAAAACAATATGCCCTGCCTAAAGGTCTTGATAGCGTCTTTGTAGCTTATAACAAGGAGATATTTGAGCGCTATGGCGTTGAACAGCCTAAAAAGGGATGGACTTGGGATGATATGAAAAATACTGCAGCTCAGCTTCGAGACAAGATTAGCAAAGCTGGAGGAAGCGAGTATCCAATTGTTATGGAATTAGACGGACAACCATCTTGGCTGAATTTTGTAAAACAAAATGGTGGTTATTATGTTAGTGATGATGGTAAGAAAACCGGTATGGGCTTGGATGCATCAGTAGGTGCAATTCAGAATATGGTAGATTTAATGAGCAATAAGCTTATGGCGTCATATAAAGTGCTTTCTGAGACAAAGGGTACGGATCTTTTCTTA
The genomic region above belongs to Clostridium swellfunianum and contains:
- a CDS encoding DUF4185 domain-containing protein — translated: MRFRKMSLLMVVMFSLGIVLFDGMASNRKAIAEQENLIEDAGFENQTAASISHPWRIEGAGGVDRELGYSHSGLNNAWIYSKDGWTNIYQKVDVAKNTDYIFSGWVKSINQSNGYFGARAKRADGSIVILSETVFHDETPAGQPDEYKLLSVTVNSGDYDSLELYAGFWGNGNDAWVQVDDFSLVKEIKPSTTDSSKFVLNGVKNLTKVAQLTGKNSINKTDKYDLYGTDLGSMIEMNGKVYMTFGDTFGVRPDDFIGGGGSNWRSSTMAVISDKNPSDGLTFDGFITGPDGNAKELLSSKKINYDEMTVIPTGGFSIGNRLYLNFMSVHHWGDPGRWTTNYSGLARSDDGGNTWTKLDDVKWPGGSNFIQVTTAKKGNDIYFWSIPQGRFGGVKLMKSSISSVEDISKYQYFAGTDKDGEPLWSSNMPDAREIIEGPVGELSVIWNKYLGRWIMTYLNEKTASIEMREGITPWGEWSEPVTVAKGTDYPGLYGAFMTPKYVEDNGRVIYFTMSQWDPYNVFLMKVELDRSGKKNSYKIEKMEDEENAEGHSEDNIARAN
- a CDS encoding ribulokinase produces the protein MSNKKYAIGLDFGTQSGRAVLVEVETGMEVAEAVTPYKCGVIDEYLPETNLKLPQDFALQNPEDYIEVLETVVPKVMKETGISPEDIIGIGIDFTACTILPVTKDGTALCMLSEYRANPHAWVKLWKHHAAQREANDFNKIAGLRNESFMFRYGGKISSEWLVTKIWQILKEAPEIYSNADSFMEAGDWVTMQLTGINVRNSCAAGYKALWSKSEGYPDKKFFKALDPRLENLVEEKLNSPILPIGSKAGLLRKEMAAKMGLREGISVSVANVDAHVAAPAVKVVEPGKMLMIMGTSTCHMLLSKENKLVKGVGGVVEDGIIPGFYGYEAGQAAVGDIFEWFVDNQVPESYMKEAGERGINIHVLLEEKASKLKPGESGLLALDWWNGNRSTLVDADLTGMILGATLLTKPEEIYRALIEATAFGTNAIIEAFREEDIAVDALYACGGLPEKNKMLMQIYADVTNMEIRISASKQTPALGAAMFGAVAAGKENGGYDSLLEAAEKMARLKDEVFKPIPENVKVYGKLYLEYKKLYDYFGKGENNVMKVLKALKSND
- a CDS encoding RbsD/FucU family protein, with protein sequence MLKGIPKIISPELIKVLMEMGHGDEIVIADGNFPAASCAKRLIRCDGHNVPELLDAILKFFPVDTDSKYSASLMQVDIGEKLLPVIWEEYKKVLRKYESNFQEFNIAARQDFYDKAKNAYAVIATSEPALYANIIIRKGTV
- a CDS encoding L-fucose isomerase, encoding MSNRLNGSLPKIGIRPIIDGRRNGVRESLEEQTMNMAKALEKLLTENLRHPSGEAVECVIADSTIGGVAEAARCAEKFEREGVGVSISVTPCWCYGTETIDMNPNIPKAIWGFNGTERPGAVYLAAALAGHNQKGLPAFGIYGRDVQDAGDTSIPEDVKEKLLKFAKAGLAVATMRGKSYLAMGSVSMGIAGSVVNPDFFESYLGMRCEYIDTAEFTRRIALEIYDRDEYEKALKWVKENCKEGKDNNPVEKQFKREQKDKDWETVVKMTLIARDLMIGNQKLAEMGYGEEAEGHNAIASGFQGQRQWTDMFPDGDFMEAILNSSFDWNGIREAFVYATEDDSLNGASMLFGHLLSNTAQLFADVRTYWSPEAVKRVTGTELTGKAANGLIHLINSGAATLDATGQQSIDGQPAMKPFWDITEEEVEKCLEATSWRPANLGYMRGGGYSSQFLTKGGMPVTMCRLNLIKGLGAVLQIAEGYSVELPEDVHKTLDDRTDPSWPTTWFAPNLTGEGAFKDVYSVMNNWGANHGAISYGHIGAELITLASMLRIPVAMHNVPEEKVFRPSVWGAYGTKDMESADFRACETYGPLYGLK
- a CDS encoding LacI family DNA-binding transcriptional regulator, translating into MKTTVRKIATAAGVSPATVSRYFNGNQKLNSDTIEKIEIVLQDMEYSPKMKKIKSSNLIGVLLPHLRYGFYGDALRELIEQAENYNFSLVIIPTNQENSYSYKDIVEKHNFRGIIYFEEEIDKDILNFMEERGIRTVMCGGAALNHSSDMVHVNDMAAAYEGTKYLIKLGHRDIMFISDHIQNISAGFQRMTGSKRAMEESSLKFEEEAISYGPVTYEAGYEATKRFLDKGKKFTAIFAYSDELAMGAMAALFDAGIRVPEEVSVLGFDDLQIASRIRPALTTIHQPMKSFITKTLELFLEEGKIDNVEISLPFCIKERGSCMEINREAAEIESNRL
- a CDS encoding glycoside hydrolase family 172 protein yields the protein MQKFDGLNVNMSNLHLLSDAKTRSISPENFTGEKGKGGMATTGTGERASSQLGRGWKVSPSIIIHAKETFELGNIEGPGAIQHIWMTPTGIWRNSILKIYYDNQDIPSVECPVGDFFACGWGQYAHVNSLAVTVNPGSAFNCYWTMPFRKNCRITMTNIGEEDMYLYYQIDYVLTEVSEDTAYFHAQFRRVNPLPYKEVYTIVDGIKGKGHYVGTYMAWGVNNNGWWGEGEIKFYMDGDKEYPTICGTGTEDYFCGSYNFENKTTHQYEEYTTAYAGLPQVIRPDGLYQSQMRFGMYRWHITDPIRFDEDLKVTIQALGWRNGGYYLPLQDDIASVAYWYQTLPTQEFPKLPGVEKLEIN
- a CDS encoding GH116 family glycosyl-hydrolase; this encodes MEKSSMHSQRIYMNDASEVAFLLGGIGTGNISIGPRGELKDWELFNRPAKGNKVPYSFFSIWAKEYDKEPVVKILEAELCQPYTQTHGYHSGNLAGLPRLSSSKFKGEYPFAWVEFEDNDLPVQVTLEAFTPFIPLNADDSGIPGAVIRYKVKNTSLKDVDVTVAGSIPNIVGFNGYDCFDNMMPIEGNFNEYREDMAKGIFFTSNKLENNDLKYGNMALMTDDCNTTVKPSWLKGGWWDGAQDFWDDFYQDGRLEKEPVSSYPDSKIGPQGVKVGSLGIYHTLKPDEEKTFEFILTWYFPNRPKDWFEEIKEIEKNYYSTIFEDAWSAGKYMLENMSHLEKGSRSFHRSIFGSTLPDYVIDALTSNITVIRSNTCFRIKDGTFLAYEGCHDSMGSCDGTCTHVWNYAQTLAFLFPELERTARNVEFNIETDENGLMAFRTRQVFDQEKFDMVPAADGQMGTIIRLYREWKLSGDNEFLKKVWDKASKALDFAFEYWDSDSDFVLDREQHNTYDIEFYGPNSLTNSMFLAALKAGAEMAEFVHDIKHQIKYQTAFEKGSRKMDELLWNGEYYIQNIEDVNEHKYQYGIGCLSDQVLGQSLAHIAGLGYILPEEHVKKAVKAIYNYNFKSDFRKIHSVQRTYVLNDESGLILCSWPKGGRPRLPFVYSDEVWTGIEYQVASHLIYEGFIDEGLSIVKAVRDRHDGYKRNPWNEVECGNHYARSLASWAVLIALSGFKYDMVNGKVSFKPVINEEDFSCFWSTGKAWGIYNQKKNTDTGEAEWSIEVLYGSLDGIEVNIEN
- the fsa gene encoding fructose-6-phosphate aldolase, which codes for MKLFIDTANVEEIREANEMGVICGVTTNPSLIAKEGRDFSEVIKEIISIVDGPISGEVISLNAEDMIEEGREIAKIHKNMVVKIPMTSEGLKAVKVLSSEGIKTNVTLIFTPSQALLAARAGASYVSPFLGRLDDIAANSMELIEKIAHIFNIHKIGTEIITASTRNPIHVQEAAAAGSHIATVPFAVIKQMLKHPLTDSGIERFMKDWNEAFNKIS